A stretch of the Rhizomicrobium sp. genome encodes the following:
- a CDS encoding DUF1636 domain-containing protein, whose amino-acid sequence MLRKTEARASIVVCSTCRFSQDAREDADGRRGGALLVQELKRVAGDVVIEEMACLFGCSRHCTIHLRAPGKIGYVLGDFRPRASDAEAILAFFRLYRESEFGVVPYAQWPEGVKGHFLVRFPPQGYTAQPDD is encoded by the coding sequence ATGCTTAGGAAGACCGAAGCCCGAGCCAGCATCGTCGTCTGCAGCACCTGCCGGTTCTCGCAAGACGCGCGCGAAGACGCGGACGGCCGTCGTGGCGGTGCTCTGCTCGTGCAAGAGCTGAAACGCGTAGCCGGCGACGTCGTGATCGAGGAAATGGCCTGCCTGTTCGGCTGCTCGCGTCATTGCACGATTCACCTAAGGGCGCCCGGCAAGATCGGCTATGTCCTCGGCGATTTCCGGCCGCGTGCGAGCGACGCAGAGGCCATCCTCGCCTTCTTCCGTCTCTACCGGGAGAGCGAATTCGGCGTGGTGCCATACGCGCAATGGCCCGAAGGCGTGAAGGGGCATTTCCTCGTTCGCTTTCCGCCGCAAGGCTACACGGCGCAACCCGATGACTGA
- a CDS encoding ABC transporter ATP-binding protein, producing the protein MTDLKVDDLKVCLGGKTILDGIKLDLSSGGLVGLIGPNGAGKSTLVRTLACLIAPERGTIALDGVDIATIDRRTLARKVAYLPQGHTLHWPLRADHVVALGRLPHLSRFASASEDDARAVASAMRRADVAPFADRIVTTLSGGERARIMIARALAVEAPVLLADEPVASLDPYHQLHVMELLRDLARDGKLVIAVLHDLLLAARFCDMLVMLNGGRLVAEGDAATVLSPANLDRTYGVEGVYGREQDEQFVLAWRRLLRAEATERHAHA; encoded by the coding sequence ATGACCGACCTGAAGGTCGACGATCTCAAGGTTTGCCTGGGCGGGAAGACGATCCTGGACGGCATCAAACTCGACCTGTCGTCGGGTGGGCTGGTCGGCTTGATCGGGCCCAACGGCGCGGGAAAATCGACGTTGGTGCGGACGCTGGCTTGCCTGATAGCGCCGGAGCGAGGAACCATTGCGTTGGACGGCGTCGACATCGCGACGATCGACCGGCGCACGCTCGCGCGAAAGGTGGCCTATCTTCCACAAGGGCACACACTGCACTGGCCGCTGCGTGCCGATCACGTGGTGGCGCTGGGCCGGTTGCCGCACCTCTCCAGATTTGCGTCCGCGTCGGAAGATGACGCGCGCGCCGTCGCGAGCGCCATGCGCCGTGCCGACGTCGCGCCCTTTGCCGACCGCATCGTCACCACCTTGTCCGGGGGGGAACGAGCGCGGATCATGATCGCGCGGGCATTGGCAGTGGAGGCCCCCGTGCTGCTCGCCGACGAACCCGTGGCGTCGCTCGATCCCTATCACCAATTGCATGTCATGGAGCTGCTGCGCGATCTCGCGCGGGATGGGAAGCTGGTCATTGCCGTGCTTCACGACCTGCTTCTGGCGGCGCGTTTCTGCGACATGCTCGTCATGCTGAACGGTGGGCGGCTGGTCGCGGAGGGCGATGCGGCGACGGTGCTGTCTCCGGCGAACCTGGATCGGACCTACGGCGTCGAGGGTGTATACGGCCGCGAGCAGGACGAACAATTCGTTCTGGCCTGGCGCCGGCTTCTGCGAGCGGAAGCCACGGAGCGCCACGCCCATGCTTAG
- a CDS encoding TonB-dependent receptor produces MTMPAFADSELPETVVVSATRTPTDLSKIGSSISVITAKDIQDQQTVFVTDVLQTIPGVVVTQAGPRGEDSNVQLRGAPNEGTFVLIDGVEVSDPSRTQTAFDFSQLTTQGIDRIEILRGSQSVLYGGDAVGGVISITTKRGSGDLDGLVYGEGGSYGTYLFGGSARGGLDGDRIGYNVNVQYLGTDGFSAADSNQPGNTEADRYHNISTNGRFDYAVSDDVDLKAVYRYAGGLVNYDACGGPFCDQSNIGDHFHQYSGRVSSEFRLFDGRFTGEVGAAFARDDRTNFDNGGSDYFDIGEREQFDFKGAVNFDPDNILVFGAETKRDFSHTDSDPKTESNRNTGYYAEYQTGLFDALYATLGVRLDDNERFGAFTTYRGTLAYDIASTHTKLKGSYSTGFRAPSLFELFGVCCGDPMLGNPALKPQTSRSWDVGVEQQLLDDELKLGVTYFRLDASNIIQFGGAFGTSEPNYFNVPGTSISDGIETSLDWRPSAQLSFDVAYTYNNAEDATGTRLTERPRHLLNLNANYAFLDDRANANLDLRYVSDTADSDFSAFPSTTVNLGSYVVVNLGLSYRLFEQTEIYGRVENLFDQKYETEFGYGTAGQSFYFGVRQKV; encoded by the coding sequence ATGACGATGCCGGCATTCGCCGACAGCGAATTGCCGGAAACCGTCGTGGTCAGCGCCACGCGCACGCCGACCGATCTGTCGAAGATCGGCTCGTCGATCTCCGTGATCACCGCGAAGGACATACAGGATCAGCAGACCGTCTTCGTGACGGACGTCCTGCAAACCATACCCGGCGTCGTGGTCACCCAAGCCGGTCCGCGCGGCGAGGACTCGAACGTCCAATTGCGCGGCGCGCCGAACGAAGGCACGTTCGTCCTGATCGACGGCGTTGAAGTCTCTGATCCGAGCCGAACCCAGACGGCGTTCGATTTCTCGCAGCTAACGACACAGGGCATCGACCGCATCGAGATTTTGCGTGGCTCGCAGAGCGTTCTGTACGGCGGCGATGCCGTCGGCGGCGTTATCAGCATCACGACGAAGCGGGGATCGGGCGATCTCGACGGCCTCGTCTATGGCGAGGGTGGCAGCTACGGCACCTACCTGTTCGGCGGCAGCGCACGCGGCGGGCTGGACGGCGACCGCATCGGCTACAACGTCAATGTTCAATATCTCGGGACTGACGGTTTCTCGGCCGCGGACAGCAACCAGCCGGGCAACACCGAAGCCGATCGCTATCACAACATTTCGACCAATGGGCGATTCGACTATGCGGTGAGCGACGACGTCGATCTCAAGGCGGTCTATCGCTATGCGGGCGGGTTGGTGAACTACGATGCCTGCGGCGGCCCGTTCTGCGACCAGAGCAATATCGGAGATCATTTCCATCAATACTCCGGTCGCGTGTCTTCGGAATTCCGGCTGTTCGACGGCAGGTTCACCGGCGAAGTCGGCGCCGCCTTCGCGCGCGACGACCGCACCAATTTCGACAATGGCGGCTCGGACTACTTCGATATCGGCGAGCGCGAACAGTTCGACTTCAAGGGCGCCGTGAACTTCGACCCGGACAACATCCTGGTCTTCGGCGCGGAGACCAAGCGCGACTTCTCGCACACCGACTCCGACCCGAAAACCGAATCGAACCGCAACACCGGTTACTACGCCGAGTATCAGACCGGCTTGTTCGACGCGTTGTACGCGACCCTGGGCGTCCGTCTGGACGACAATGAGCGCTTCGGCGCCTTCACGACCTATCGTGGAACGTTGGCCTACGACATTGCTTCCACACACACCAAGCTCAAGGGCAGCTATTCGACCGGCTTCCGCGCCCCCAGCCTGTTCGAGCTTTTCGGCGTCTGCTGCGGCGATCCGATGCTGGGAAATCCCGCGCTCAAGCCGCAGACCAGCCGAAGCTGGGATGTCGGCGTGGAGCAACAACTGCTCGATGACGAGCTCAAGCTCGGCGTGACCTATTTCCGGCTCGATGCCAGCAACATCATCCAGTTCGGCGGCGCGTTCGGCACGTCGGAGCCCAACTACTTCAATGTCCCCGGCACGAGCATATCGGACGGCATCGAAACGTCCCTCGACTGGCGTCCGTCGGCGCAGCTCTCGTTCGACGTCGCCTACACCTACAACAATGCGGAAGACGCCACCGGAACGAGGCTGACCGAAAGGCCGCGCCACCTGCTCAACCTGAACGCCAACTACGCATTCCTGGACGACCGCGCGAACGCCAATCTCGATCTGCGCTATGTGAGCGACACGGCAGACAGCGATTTCAGCGCGTTCCCATCGACGACGGTCAATCTCGGAAGCTATGTCGTGGTCAATCTTGGCCTCAGCTATCGCCTGTTCGAGCAGACCGAGATATACGGCCGTGTCGAAAACCTCTTTGACCAGAAGTACGAAACGGAGTTCGGCTATGGCACGGCCGGCCAGAGCTTCTATTTCGGCGTCCGGCAGAAAGTCTGA
- a CDS encoding iron ABC transporter permease: protein MPDPSKSARDHGAVLIGVLAVLACAAGLASISFGSAHIPIAHVVGGFFGLADPVTNAIIGDIRLPRALLGLLVGGILGMSGAALQGYLRNPLAEPSTLGLSNSAALGAAIALYFGFAADYEWSLPLFAIVGTLIAMFVLIALSRVAEGALALILGGIAVGTLAGAAISLALNLSTNPFAAMELTFWLLGSVEDRSMQHVLLVLPFAALSVALLMWDRKALDALTLGEEAAQSLGFDLRFVQLRLMVAIALGVGAAVAVCGSIAFVGLVVPHAMRTWTGSQPSKLLLPSALAGAILLTAADILVRLIPTTNELKLGVVTAFLGAPFFLHLLFKARRTW from the coding sequence ATGCCCGACCCATCCAAATCCGCTCGCGATCACGGCGCCGTGCTGATCGGCGTGCTCGCCGTCCTGGCCTGCGCCGCCGGACTCGCATCCATTTCGTTCGGCAGCGCGCATATTCCGATCGCACATGTGGTCGGAGGTTTTTTCGGCCTGGCCGATCCGGTCACCAACGCCATCATCGGCGACATAAGGCTCCCGCGCGCGCTGCTCGGCCTCCTGGTCGGCGGGATTCTCGGCATGTCCGGCGCGGCGCTTCAGGGCTATCTGCGCAATCCGCTGGCGGAGCCGTCGACGCTGGGGCTCTCGAACAGCGCCGCACTTGGCGCCGCGATCGCGCTCTATTTCGGCTTTGCGGCGGACTATGAGTGGTCGCTGCCGCTGTTCGCCATTGTCGGAACGCTCATCGCGATGTTCGTCCTGATCGCCCTGTCGCGCGTGGCGGAAGGCGCGCTGGCCCTCATCCTCGGCGGCATCGCGGTCGGCACGCTGGCGGGCGCCGCGATCTCCCTGGCGTTGAATCTTTCCACCAATCCCTTCGCCGCCATGGAGCTGACCTTCTGGCTGCTCGGATCGGTCGAAGACCGCAGCATGCAGCATGTGCTCCTCGTGCTGCCGTTCGCGGCCTTGAGCGTCGCGTTGCTGATGTGGGACCGCAAGGCGCTGGACGCACTGACCCTCGGCGAGGAAGCGGCCCAGTCGCTCGGTTTCGATCTGCGGTTTGTCCAGCTGCGCCTGATGGTCGCCATTGCGCTCGGCGTCGGTGCGGCGGTCGCCGTCTGCGGCTCGATCGCCTTCGTCGGCCTTGTCGTTCCGCATGCGATGCGAACCTGGACGGGATCGCAGCCTTCGAAGCTCCTGCTGCCGTCGGCGCTCGCGGGCGCCATCCTCCTGACGGCGGCAGATATCCTGGTTCGGCTCATTCCGACGACAAACGAGCTGAAACTTGGCGTCGTCACCGCATTCCTGGGTGCGCCCTTCTTCCTGCACCTGCTGTTCAAGGCGCGCCGGACCTGGTGA
- a CDS encoding ABC transporter substrate-binding protein, with amino-acid sequence MIASGFGWVGHAGATLLSTGAGGKIGAEREDRAISIAAFVRFAGVLMAMAIAFDGNALARPHRIVSINMCADQYLMVLADKEQIAGLSDYARDKTLSFYAARAQSYPVVKSTAEAIMPLQPDLILGSPSRRLQTRALLKRFGFRTLDVTVARNFDDIVKQTRLIAGAVGYPARGEALIASTRARLAKVRPLPSNPPPVAVYYQRQGYVTGTDTLMDEMMRRVGLQNLAGRLHDAQLAHVDLEAIVAARPNYIIFTNDQSHIRDWGAMLLSNPALAAIQGKPRRLYIPDTLTVCGGPSYPAAVERLSAELHNAH; translated from the coding sequence GTGATCGCGAGCGGATTTGGATGGGTCGGGCATGCGGGCGCCACCTTGCTGTCAACGGGAGCCGGAGGCAAGATCGGCGCAGAACGCGAGGATCGGGCCATCTCAATCGCTGCATTCGTGCGCTTTGCCGGCGTCTTGATGGCCATGGCGATTGCCTTTGACGGCAATGCGCTGGCCCGTCCGCACCGAATCGTCTCGATCAACATGTGCGCGGACCAATATCTGATGGTCTTGGCCGATAAGGAGCAGATCGCGGGGCTGTCCGACTACGCGCGCGACAAAACCCTCTCGTTCTATGCCGCGCGGGCGCAGAGCTATCCCGTCGTGAAAAGCACTGCCGAGGCCATCATGCCGCTGCAGCCCGATCTCATCCTGGGCAGCCCGTCACGCCGGCTTCAGACGCGCGCGTTGTTGAAGCGCTTCGGCTTCAGGACGCTGGATGTGACGGTGGCGCGCAACTTCGACGATATCGTGAAGCAGACGCGGCTGATCGCCGGGGCGGTGGGCTATCCCGCGCGCGGCGAGGCCCTGATCGCATCGACGCGGGCGCGGCTGGCCAAAGTGCGGCCGCTGCCGTCCAATCCGCCGCCGGTCGCCGTGTATTATCAGCGCCAGGGTTACGTCACCGGCACCGATACGCTGATGGACGAGATGATGCGCAGAGTCGGGCTGCAAAACCTGGCGGGGCGTCTCCACGATGCGCAGTTGGCGCATGTCGATCTCGAAGCGATCGTGGCGGCGCGGCCGAACTACATCATCTTCACCAACGATCAAAGCCATATCCGCGACTGGGGTGCGATGTTGCTGAGCAACCCGGCTCTTGCGGCAATCCAGGGCAAGCCGCGTCGTCTCTACATTCCCGACACACTGACGGTCTGCGGCGGCCCCTCCTATCCCGCTGCCGTCGAGCGCCTCTCGGCCGAACTGCACAACGCGCACTGA
- a CDS encoding histidine phosphatase family protein has translation MTSHLTLICHAATAAQRLGAFPRDDGIEPGPAKNLDALRSIATTAGTVLCAPERRALETAGLLGLQVATTDTLRDCDLGNWRGRHLKDIQRDDPNGTVLWLSEPGAKPHGGESLTELFERVDAWLETLPAAGHIVAVTHASVMRAAVLHALRAPADAFWRLDVEPLSTIDMRHNGRFWSLRSFGR, from the coding sequence ATGACCAGCCACCTCACTCTCATCTGTCACGCGGCGACTGCAGCCCAACGCCTTGGTGCCTTTCCGCGCGATGATGGGATCGAGCCCGGTCCGGCGAAGAATCTCGATGCGCTGCGATCAATCGCTACGACGGCCGGCACCGTGCTCTGCGCACCGGAGCGGCGAGCGCTGGAGACGGCCGGGCTGCTCGGTTTGCAGGTCGCCACCACGGATACGCTTCGCGACTGCGACCTGGGCAACTGGCGCGGGCGCCATTTGAAGGACATCCAGAGGGACGACCCCAATGGCACAGTGCTGTGGCTGTCGGAGCCCGGCGCCAAGCCGCACGGCGGCGAATCCTTGACGGAGCTTTTCGAACGTGTCGATGCCTGGCTGGAGACATTGCCCGCCGCGGGACACATAGTCGCTGTCACGCACGCGTCCGTCATGCGTGCCGCCGTCCTTCACGCTCTTCGCGCGCCCGCCGACGCCTTCTGGCGGCTGGACGTCGAGCCGCTTTCGACGATCGACATGCGCCACAACGGCCGCTTTTGGTCGTTGCGGTCGTTCGGCCGGTAG